The Panicum virgatum strain AP13 chromosome 6K, P.virgatum_v5, whole genome shotgun sequence nucleotide sequence TGTCGGTCGGTCTACCATGTGTCGGTCTTGCCACGCCAAGAAAATTCGTGCTGTATGATTGCTGACAAAGACACAGTGGCAAGAGAACGACCGCGCAGGACCACGGGAGTGGCGCCGCCGTCCATGTCTCACAGGGGCACTAACGTCTTTTTGTCCTTGTTTAACAGTCATTCTAACAGCAGACTCACGGAATAACATTGAGGGGATTGGAGTAAAATTTCAATGGCAATAAAGGGATGacctaaattttgatggcattgaGAGGATTGTCTTAAATTTTGATAACATTCGGGGAATTAACTCTACTATTGACGTGTAGTAAGCGTCACCCACGAGTCCGTATGCACGTGCGCTGCTAGCAACCTGCTACGCTCGTTCGTTGGCACCGCGTAGCGGCGAACGATCGCCTGTTAGGAGTGCTGAGATAGAGATGCGAAGTGAAAGCTGCTGGTTGgatggaggcgcggcgcggcgctgaaGTCAGTCGTCGCGAGGACTGAAGAAACGTCTGATCCCAAGTCTTTGAGAGCTACAGCAATGGAAGCATGCATCTGCAAATTCAGGCACGGAATCACCACGCAGGCTTCGTTTTAACGCGCCAACGAACTGTCAGTCCAGGAAGCCTCCTGAttggaaaaaagagagaagaaaatccaaaagAAAAACGGTCAGTCCACGCTCGCTTGGCGTAGGAATACCGTGCGTGGAGTATACATATGGCCAATGGCCTATAGCTACACCCTAAACCAGATCCCACGGAAGCTCCTACGTACATACTACCATTACGACCATCATGGAGTTCTCACTCCTCTGCCTTCCGGTGGCCGTGTGGCTCCTGGTGCTCGCCGGGGCTGACTTCGCGGCGGCGCAACGGAGCCccagctgcaaaacgatgtgcgGCGACATCGAGGTCCCGTACCCGTTCGGCTTGGAAAAAGAGTGCGCAATCCACAGCGGCTTTCATCTCAACTGCACGACCGCGGACGGCACCACCAAGCTGTTAGGGGGTAACGTGGAGGTGACCAAGGTCTCCGTGCAGGATAACAAGGCCTGGTTCAATACTtatatctcccggcagtgctacAGCCAATCCATCAAGAGGATGACAGACTGGAACGCGTGGATAAACATTACCGGCACGCCCTTCGTGGTATCGGCAGACGATAACAAAGTCACCGTCCTCGGGTGCAACAGTTTGGCCTACATGCGAAGCAACGATGTAAGTAACCTTGATACTCCGTGTAGTTCCTAGTTCACCGTTGTTTCCGCTTATGGCCGACTTTGAAGGCTCGATTTTGAGTAATCTAAAAGTGAGATGACTCCTAGAATCCTAGAATCAGCTGGATTCTCGATTCTTAGGGTCATCGGACTTTTGAATTTTCTAAAATCGAGCCTTCAAAGTCGGCCATAAGCTGAAACAAAATGGGGCCATATCAACTAGAAAAAAGTACATTTTACTCCCCTCACCAATTCACTTTGTCTCCTTAACCCCCGAGCAAAATTTAGGCTTAATTTACTCCTCCAACAATTCTATTTAGTCCAATTTATCCTCTAATAATATTTCTCTTTTTTATCCTAGTACAAATtttaagttcaaattttgtgAGTGGATAGAGAACATAATGCTCTATGTTAAAAAATACACTAAGAATTCTTCATAGTTATTTTCATAAGTTGGAAATATTTAACACAAAATTTATCGCAGAGATACAATTCTGCATGGAAaatattcatgaaaaaattaTAATGTATTTTTCTAGCATAGGGCATCATATTTTAAGTTACATTGCAAAATTTGAAGTTAAATTCCACTTGTGCacgagaaataaaaaagagaaatcTCAGTAGGGGGTAGATTGATTCAATTGAAATAGTTTTGGGAAGTAAATTGAGCATAAATTTTGTTTAGAGGTTAAGTGGACAAAGTGAATTGTTGAGGGGGTCGAATGGTACAAGCTACTTCCTCCGTTTAAaattatactccctccgttccatgAAGAGTGCAATTCTAGCTTTTTTGACATATTGGTCGTGGTGTGAAAATACTTTTATACCCTCATTTATTGGAAAAATGCAGTTAGTTTTAGCATGCAAATCAAATCTTGCCACTAATTATGTTGTTGAGATACAATTTTTAAAATTGCACTGAgtggattttttttcaaatatagGATTGCACTTTTCATAGGACGGAGGAAGTTGGTCGTTTTGAATTTTCTAAATATATAATTATTGCTATTCACTTGATATATTCTATGGCTAGATACATAGTAAAAGtgtaaaataaatatatttataaaagttaaaatagtcaataatttggaatggagaggGTAGCTGATATGAAATTCGGTTGCAGTACATAATCGGCTGCGTGTCGACATGCGGCGAGACAAGCCCCAAGAACGGCTCGTGTTCTGGTGCTGGGTGCTGCCGGGTGGATATCCCGAGAGGAGTCCGGTATTATGAAGGTTTTTTCAACCCATTATACAACACCAGCGAGATCTGGAGGACAAACCCTTGCAATTATGTAGGTGTGATCGCAAATGAAGCCTTCAACTTCAGCACCACTTATCTCAACTCGACGGTGTTCTACGACACAGACGGGGCAAAGAAACCAATTGTGATGGAATGGGCGATTGCACGGAATACATGTGAAGAAGCCAAAATTGACAAGAATACACCCTACGCGTGTGTCAGCGACCATAGCAATTGTATCACGAATGATGCGGGCTATGCCTGTAGGTGCTCCGATGGATACGAAGGAAACCCATACATCTACGATGGATGCACAGGTTCGTCTCATCAGTGTCCATTAGTATTTTCCTTCAGTTTTTCCTTCTCATGCAGACACCAAGCTCAAAGGGCATATTCAAGTTTTCAGCCAAGTGCGGCTCctcaaaagttttttttaaaaaaaattattaaactgacattttgttttttttttgaaataaaaactgacattttgtgcGATTTCAGATATCGATGAGTGCCTAGATAATGTTAAATACCCGTGTGCTGGAATTTGCAAAAACACACCGGGGAGTTTCACTTGTTCATGCCCACGAGGGAAACGCATGATCGGTAGCGTTTGTTTGAAAGATCAGAAGTCAACCTGGATGGCACCAGTTGTTGGTAGGTTGAAATTAAAGAACTCACATATGCACCATGTGTTTGACTAGTgtgatccaagtctaagtttGTATAATCATGTAGGTGCAAGCATTGGACTTGTGGTTCTTGTGGTTTCCGTCGCTTGTGCATGCTCGATCCAAGATAGACGAAACCTACACCGCATCAAACAGAAGTATTTTCGACAGCATGGTGGCCTACTGCTATTCCAGGAGATGAAGTCGCAACAAGGAATTCCGTTCAAAATATTCTCTGAAGAAGAAGTACAGGAAGCCACAAACCGGTTTGCGGAGCAGCAAGTCATCGGCCATGGGGGTCACGGGAAAGTCTACAAGGGAGTTTTGAAGGGCGACGTAGAAGTAGCCGTGAAAAGATGCATGACAATCGATgaacaacaaaagaaagaatTCGGCAAGGAGATGCTAATCCTATCCCAGATCAACCACAGGAACATCGTCAAGCTCCTCGGCTGTTGCCTCGAAGTTGAAGTACCCATGCTGGTGTACGAGTTCATCCCAAATGGAACATTGTTCCATCTCATCCATGGCAGCCACAGCGGGCACATTTCCTTGGACACTCGTGTGAGGATTGCTCATGAGTCTGCAGAAGCTTTAGATTACCTTCATTCCTCTGCATCCCCACCAATCGTCCATGGCGATGTCAAGTCTGCTAACATCCTCCTGAATGGCGACTTCACAGCAAAAGTATCAGACTTTGGCGCGTCCATTCTGGCACCAAGTGATGAGTCGCAGTTTGTAACACTTGTCCAAGGAACTTGTGGCTACCTTGACCCGGAGTACATGCAGACATGCCAACTGACAGATAAGAGCGACGTCTACAGCTTCGGAGTTGTTCTCCTGGAGCTTCTCACACGCAAGAAGCCATTCAACCTCAAAGGACCTGAGCACGAGAAGAGCCTGTCCATGGTGTTCCTAGAGGCAATGAAGGAGAACAAGCTAGAGGACATCCTAGATGGTGAAATCAAGAATGATGAGAATTTGGAGTTTCTCGAGGAGATTGCAGAGCTAGCAAGGCAGTGCTTGGAGATGTGTGGCGTCAATAGGCCATCGATGAAGGAAGTTGCAGAAAAGCTTGATGGGTTGAGGAAGGTCCTGCAGCATCCATGGGCACATAAGGATCCTGAAGAGCTGGACAGCTTGCTTGGAGAGTCATCTTCAGTCAACTCGGGGATTATCCTTAGCACCGGGAATTTTAGCATCACGAAGAAAGTTGCCGTGGGCTTAGAATCTGGGCGTTGAATAATTAGTCTCTAGTCTGCATATTGATTCATGTAGGTTGCCCTTAGCTTTCAGGAGATAATAGCTACGATGTATATGGATAGGTGAGCAGCTGCCGTAGCTGGCATGGAAAGCGAAGGCTTGCAAGCTAAACTTCCATGTCGTCTTCTCCCTTTTGATTTTGATTTCTTCATATCGTTTGcgtatatttttcttttttaattctGATCAGCTTGTAAGCCGATATTACTGTGAAACTTTGGTTGTGTGCGATGCAGAGGCCGGAATATCtcccttttctaaaaaaaatgtctTCTTCTCCATGGAGACATAGCTATCAGGGATAGCGACGAGCAGCGACTGCTGGTCCCCGGATGAAATAAAACAAGATGGCTTGCTGACTCGGTGATGTGGGAAACTTTCTGTATTCAAATTAGACCCCATATACCATCAGATAGGGTGTCAAAATATAAGATCTCTTTGGCCTAATTTGTTTCTGCATCGAAAGTTATTCCAATAAACATAAAAATATATCATATGATGTGCTAATTCAAGTCACGTCagtttttgcacaaacaccTTGTACTGGACTCATTACCTTACAAAGCTACACCACCACCAACTGTacctctttctttctttgtttttttttttttttgaaaattgacACCACACCAAGGCACCAATTGTCTCCAACTGCATATGACTACATCTATCATGCCGCCCTTGATCTAAGCTCTCCTATTTTCGTCTCTGAAAGGTCTCCTATTCCCATCCCTGTTTTGTAAAAAGCGTGAGACCCCATTTTTGCTTGCTACATGTTTGGTTACTAAACCCTACAGATTTTATTCATGTAGAATCCGGCCACTTTCAACCATGAATTTGTGCATGATACATCTAGGATGGTTGTCAGGGTATGAGTTTGTTTAAGTTATTACATGATTCTATCAAAATTTTATGAGTTTGCCAGCAAATGAAGGGGACCACACTGCTGGCCAGCTCCATGGCACTGGCAGTCTGGCTCTGGCACAGATTAGTTGCGTTAATGGATCCTAGAAGATGGTCTAATCTGCAAATTATTCTGAACGTGACACTGCAGAGAAGTCAGCAGCCAGCAATAATGTTGCATCACACCCTGCTGGAGCATCGCCATGCAAGCCTGGGAAGCTTCCCATGATACCCAAATTCCCAATCTCCTCTCCATGGCATGGAGACGGAGCTGTCATGGATCATGTGCAGTAGCTGGCATCCAGGCCCCTATGTCCTCTTCTCCATGGGGACAGAGCTATCATGCACGGATCGGCGAGCAGTAGCCGGCATGCGAAGGCAATGCTTGCAAGCTTCTACGTCGCCACCATGGACAGCGAGAATCAGTAGCTGCTGCGTCGTGGAGGAAAGCAAGCATGGTCAacaaattaagaaaaaaaaacccataATCATCTATTTATCTGAAACCCAATGCTGAacaaattaagaaaaaaatgtCTTCCGTGGATAAAAAACAGCCTgactgaacttggcatacaaatGCTGGTATTGTTCAAACAGCAAACAGCATCAAGAGAGGAAAGAATCATACTATCAAAGAATGAAAGAGGACATGCAAAATGTTATGTTTTCTGAATATCTCCAGAAAGATTGTACACTTAATGACTTAAATAAGTTGCAAGAAAACTGTTCAATGCAGAATGCATTGAACAGTACGGATTACAAAAGGAAACAAAGTTACACCAACATATCCGTAAGACTTTGACTGTACTAATTTTCAATCCAACCATCTTGTCGTATCTTGCGGATTTGGGTCCTATCTTAGAAGTTTAAAAGAACACTTGgtcaaagaaagaaagaaaaagctcTCCAAAaccaaattttataaataaaaaagtCTTAGTTTCACTAGATGCATGTATATTTTTGATATTGACAAGTTGTGCGGCAGGCTAACGAAATTCAGATGTCTAGTTCTCTTTCCTCAGCTGCACGTACTCGACCAGGCAACTTCTGGAGTCTTTAGCTGAAGTAGGGATCTTCCGGGGGTTATTCAAAATTGACTTGGCCTGTTGGAAAGGAGAGTGAACAGGTTTGATAAAACCTGACCATTTTGGTTCCACAGAAGAAAGTTGCAGAATTGTCGAAGGAAAAGCCATGGGCATCACATCTTGTTGACCCATCCTCAATGGTAGCAATCAAAGAGGATGCACCCATCTGTACTTCTGCAGACGTAAGAGATGAAATAACAATTTATGTCTTCAATCTCCAAATAAATCATGAAGCAGTGTCTATACGGTCATGCTTTCTTTTGTTAGGCCTGGAGAAAAAGCAGAACTGAGCCCAAGTCTTCTTTGTCTTTGTTGGTTGCGACCTTGTGGCTCTCTTGGCGACATGTTCACTCATGTATTGAACAGCAGCCTATAAAACAcgacaaaaggaaaagaaaataccAATGACAAACTTGATCACAAATCGTCACTAATAGTTCCAAGAAAagcaagcaaaaaaaaatcacctgAGCTCCCTTTAAAGCTACATCTCTTGGTGGCACTTGTAGAGGGTTTTCTTCTGCGCGGAGAACACGGAGACGCTGCAAGTTTCCAAAAGAATCTGGAAGCACCCTAATCTGATTATTGCTTATATCCAACTCTTCCAGCATCTCAAGGTTGCCAATGGACCGAGGCAGGGATCGCAAGTCAGCGAAATTGTTCCCGACATTCAGTTTAACAAGAGAAGTAACAAAGCAGAAGTTCTCAGGAATAGACTCGAGCTCATTGAAACTTGCATCGACCTCCTTCAGCTTTGTGAGAGATGCCATTGTTGTTGGAAGTCCCCTGATACTGTTGTAGCGCACAGAAAGGACCTCCAGAGACTCCAGCTTTCCGACAGCCTCTGGGAGGGCCTTCAGATGATTATAGCCCGCCCGCAGTTCTACCAGCGAAACACAATGGCCAATAGTGTATGGCAGCTCATCAAGGTTGTTTGTCTCGATGATTAACTTCTTCAGACGTGCAAGGCTTCCTATTGATTCAGGGAGTGAGGTAAGATGGTTTGCGCTCACATCAAGCTCCTCAAGCTTTACCAGCCTGCCAAGACTAGAGGACAATGATGCTAACTGATTACCCCTCAGGTCGAGATACATCAAATTGCAGAGATCCCCGATCGACTCAGGGAGCTGAGCAATTCGATTGGAATGAAGGTCCAATTTGGCCAAAGAAGAAAGCCTCCCAATTGCATCCGGCAAAGCCAAGATCCGATTCTCCGAAATATCAAGGGTAACAAGCCCAGTGAGCTTTCCAATAGAATCAGGCAGCCACTCAATCTGGTTCGTGAGTTTGCCTTGGAGGTTGAATTCGCGAGAGCCTTTCTTTGCAGCAACTTCAATCATGCTAGCTAGCTTAATGAGGGACAATTTCTCGTCGCTGTCTCCTGCAAACGCAAAGAATCAATCAATACACACATACTTCCAAGGGTCAATCGATTATCCACCCAAATTATGGACTAGTTGATAGCTAAGGAACTTCCACTTGTCGTAAACCCAAATTATGGACTAGTTGATGGCTCCACTTGTCGTAAACCCAAATTATGGACTAGTTGATGGCTAAGGAACCTCCATTTTGTCATAAAAACAAAATAGTGTACAACAGAACAATGCATATGCATCCAATTTAACTCACTGAAACTCAAAAGGCTACCACGTTCGAGAAAACGGAAAACTCTAGTACCAACAATTTCAATGGCTCTACACCTAAGCACCGCACTGAATCACAAATATGGTAATAAAGCAGACCAATGTAGAATGGGCTCACCGTAACCGCCATCCACTCGAGCCGCCACGGAGCTGGCGGCAACAGCTCCTCGGGGCGTATGCGAGCTCGCTGGCACAAAACCATCGTCCCATACTGCGGCCTTGGCCTTCTTGACGTAGCTGTCGTCCATGGAGACGCGCCCCGTGCCCGTCACCTTCCTCGCCGCACTGAACCCATTAGTGCCCGTCGACGAGTAGCGGTCGGCGTTGCTGTCCGCAGccaccgacgacgacgacgaggcggcaTAGGTGGATgcagcggcgggggcggcagTGACGCGCGGCGCCGCACGGGTGGAGCttgagctggagctggagctggagctggagggcaCGCACTGCGACGCGCGCTGGATGAGGTCGTCGAAGAGCGCGTGGAGCGCGTCGAGCTCGAGCAGCCGCGTGGCGTCGCGCTTCTGCTCCCGGCACTGGaaggcggcgagcgcgcggtgcATCTCGAGCGCGACGCCGAAGAGCTCGTCGGGCACGGCGGGCGGCCTGCGCAGGCGCGCCACGGCGTCGAGGCGCGCCCGCTCCTCCCGGTCCGCGGcgtgcgccagcgccgccgcggcctccacctcctccagcgACGGGCGCGCCGGCAGCGAGCGGTGCAGCCGCATGACCTCCCCCACCACCCCGTCCACCGACCCGAACGCCGCCGCATCCACCGCGGTCCCCATTCCTCGACGCCCTCTGCTCTTCTCTGTCCTCTCTCCCCCGCTCACCAGCTCAGGAACCCAgatctcctctccctccctcctctcgacGCCACGGGatccccgcctcctcctttatGCACGCCTCGGCGCCCAGCCCTCGCCGCTGCGCTTTCTCACCCCCATCGTCGCCATCGCCAACCGCTCGTCACGTGCCGCTCGTGGCCCGCCCCCACCCTCCCCAGATGCCCTTCCGGTTCCGGATAAGAACCAGAACCACCGCAGCACAGGTGGCGCGACGCCGGATCAAAAAGCCCGGCGCCCAGCCGCGGAAAAAGAGGCGGCTTTTCCCGCGGCGCCGGTGGCCCGATCCGAGACCACCGCGAGGTGGACGGCTCGTCCCGGCGGAAATCTGGAACGAGCGGACCCGGGGACGGAGGAGTCACACTCGCCGGCTGGCTGCGCGCgcgcagggagggagggaggaagaggacagCGAATTGCCGGTTCCGGTGGGCGGCGGGGATTGGGGAATTGGGCTCcgactccctctctccctcctcgcgCTCACCGAGGTTTGTGCAATGTGCAGTGGCCGTGGGTGGTTCTTGGTGCGCCCTGCCCCTGGTTTCTGGGGGCGGTTCTCGCCTCTCGGGATGGGGAAGTGGGGATTTACAGACAGCTCGGGCACTGGCAGGCTCGAGTCGCGTAGAAATGGAGAGCGAGCTCCTAGCCTGGGGatgagagagagacagagagagagaggtgcttCGCTGCCCTCTCCTATCGGCTACCGCCTTGGGATGCCGATCGCCTCCTCCATTTGGGGTCGGCCGGTCGGGTGAATCTTGTTTTCTTCGCACGGAATAATTGGGTGGTGGATGGAAGTGAAAAGGGATACTGGCTGCTGCTggaggctggtgctgatttattatgaaaaaaaattattattggTTGGTTGGTGGCTGGTAGTtgatgctgatttagtatgataGAAAAAGACTATTAACTGGTGCTAGAGCAGGCCAGCAGAACAGAATGTCGAGTGAGCACCCTTTGGTCCATTGTTGGTCCGGATGATAGGATAGATAGCCCCCTCTAGATTTGGTGGCATCTCTCTCTAGTTTCGGATGCTAATGCCATTACAGTAATCACTCACCACGGTGctaggctatctccaaccattccccctctccaactcccccaaacatactactccctccttccccgtttataaggcatagtggaacatgacacggtcttctaaacaacactttgaccatttatttatcatatattatatcacttttgattataagcttataatcattgtaaactatatttgattatgaatccaatcatatgaaatttgcattataaaaacaaaaatttaatagtcaaattattggtcaaagatgagaaggtttgaatcttgatatacgtgtatgccttataaacggggaaggagggagtatttactatattttactacctcctttcaaaaaattcctccccctataactcattctctccaaccattcccgccatatctattccccctatatactatcactcattagctaactatttatttatcatttttaaattttaaaaaaacatacaatatttgtactatcataatacgcattatcatcataTTACGATGCTCAAACGggattaatatcgcgaagaaacAGTGTGATTAAAATATAGAGGGAGTTAGAAATAGTGTGAAACTCCCCTATATATAAGgatagggggagctttgggAGGAACTGTTAGAGAGGATTTCCCCCTAAAACtccccctacgtagggtggggggACTCTTACAGGAAACCGTTGGAGGTAGTCTTTAACTTGGTCCACGGGACAAGACAGGATACCGAATCCTTACCAATGCCACCTTGATGCCAGTTTATCTCACCGGCCAGGGGTTAATTAATACGCAATCAAGTTAAAAGCGGAGGAGTAAATTAGCAACACCTCCCCCATGTCACGAGAGAATCTCTCGGTAACCTCACATTCTTCCTAGCAGTAGTAGCGTAGAAGCTCAATGGAAATCgattctccctctctctccttcaaCCTCACTACTAATTTCATAATTCATAtggacttttattttttttcctcacTGCCACAGTAGTTCCTCGTATGAACAGTTTTCACATTAACAATAATACTACTGATAATCTATCACTGATGATCCTATCATGATCCGCTGCTAGAGGCATCTGTCTGCCCTGGCAAAGGCGAATGATGAGCCACgagcggcggccgagctcggctcgcatcgggaggaggggaggccggGCCACGTGCGCGCGGAAGCCACCTCGAAACCGCGACGCTAACGGCTCGCTTCCGGAGCGCGTCCTCCCTGTCTGTCTCCCCCGCCGCGGCTCGTGGGCGCGAGCGCGACCCCGAGTCTACCGGCGACGGCAGCCCCACcgccccgcctccaccgcctgTCCAGCACGTCGGCGGGGGCgacccgcgcgcacgccgcccgcaGCCCGCCGCTGTGCGGTCTTATCCCCTCCGgcctccgcggccgcggcggcggcggcacgagcgCACGACCACCTCTGCTGGCCCTGGAACAGCACCGCTCGGGGGGACCGAGCTGGGGCTCGGTTGGCTATCTCAGCTGGGGTTGGCTAGCTCAGCTGGGGCTGGGCAAGCCCACCCGCGTTCGACGCCGGCCGGCGCGGGTGCTCCACTCCTTACAAAATGCCCCAGAGCTCCTGCcagatttcaaaaaaaaaaaaacacacaacacttggcacGGAAGGTTCCGGGGGTCTTGTCGAGTGGGTCCGGAAGAGCGCCGGGCCCACTTGACATCCTACCTGGATGGGTgcggatctttttttttttttttccctATCCTCCCCTCTGTGTGTTGTATCACAGACTCACATGGCCACGCAGTCTCCATTCTCTGATCTCCACAGGTGCTTGATCCGCGGCGGCCTCTGACGGATCTGACGCCACGTGGCCGTCACGCCGGCTCGCTCCACACGACAGCGTGACGTGCCCGGATGCTTTTGCGCATGATTGCGTCGCGTCAGCGTAATTTACAACTAACTACTTACCATTACTGAATGTGAGAATGGTTACTGCTGGATAATTAATTGTTACTGCTGATCTCTGAATATAAGAATGGTTACTGCGAACGGGATCTGCAACTGGGTAGGGCCAGACGGTTGAAGGTGAGCACATCACAGACTTGAACTGAATGAAACGCCTCTGGCTTTTCAGGTAACGGTCGCTGTCAGAGGGCAGGGGCTCGTAAGCCTGGGCCCCATCCCGACGGTAGCCGTTCAGACAGAGGTCCCAGTCGCAACGCTGTCAGAGGGCAGGGGAAAGATTCAGTGTGTTTTCACATCCAATTTGGAACAGCAAAATTTTCAACAGGCATGTGCAGAGATAAGATGGAGACTGTGCAGGGTTTCATCTTCAAGATGGATCAAAGTTGGCAGTCAGATTAGGATGAAACGGGAGATCCATGCTACAGTGACCCAAGGGGCACTTGATTGGCGGTACTGGACCGCGTCATGTTCAGGTTTGCGTTGGTTCAGTGACCCTAGCTATCAGTTAGGAACAGGAGGGATGCAGCCAGCCAGTCACCCCAGACGAGAGAGATTGCCCATTACTCGTCCAGGCAGATTTCAGAATTTCTCGCACAGTTCCAGATTGTAAATAGAGGTACTATCAGTGACTAGTTCAGTAGCGTCGTGGTAGCCAAGCCCAGCGAAGGTCTCATTTCTTCGCCTTGGAGAACCGGAGGCACCTGTACTTCTCGCCGCTGACTGTGATCTCTAGGGCTCCCATCTTGGTTGTCCTGGTTTGAGGCCGTCCCCATGAGGACGCTCTTCTCTTTCTCCAGGTTCTCCCTTTCGATCTTCAGCCTGGCTTCTTGTCGCGCGATTTTCAGCCTGATGAAAAAAAGGCACAGTGGGTCAAATTACAGGTCCCAAAGGTTGTGTCAACGATTACGAACTACGAAGAAATACGAAGGTGAAACAAAATTGGATGCTGGAACTCAGAGGATCCTTCAGTGACAAAAAAAGGTTTATTTGACACCTTACTGATGAGACTACTACGACACACAATAGAGAAAGTGTTTATTTGACAACCCACTACATGGATCACCTGTCTTTATTTCTTAGTCTTCACTTTACCTAAAAGATAAATTTAGGTAAGGATATCGTTGTGTCGAAGAAGTGACCAATTTGACTAGGATAAAAGCACCACTGCGTAATCGAGCAACTCAGCGTCAATTATGATGCTATGATCATGAGTGTTGCTATCTTTTCTTTGCATGATAAGAGTAACTCGGTGTCATCATGAGCGCCCTAGATTAGATTTATCTTCCAAAGATAAACCTGTTCTATTGACGATTATGACATCTATCTTGCTCATTTGGTTGCTGCCTATCTAATTTATATCCTAATAAAGTTCATTGACAAGA carries:
- the LOC120712821 gene encoding putative wall-associated receptor kinase-like 16 isoform X1: MEFSLLCLPVAVWLLVLAGADFAAAQRSPSCKTMCGDIEVPYPFGLEKECAIHSGFHLNCTTADGTTKLLGGNVEVTKVSVQDNKAWFNTYISRQCYSQSIKRMTDWNAWINITGTPFVVSADDNKVTVLGCNSLAYMRSNDYIIGCVSTCGETSPKNGSCSGAGCCRVDIPRGVRYYEGFFNPLYNTSEIWRTNPCNYVGVIANEAFNFSTTYLNSTVFYDTDGAKKPIVMEWAIARNTCEEAKIDKNTPYACVSDHSNCITNDAGYACRCSDGYEGNPYIYDGCTDIDECLDNVKYPCAGICKNTPGSFTCSCPRGKRMIGSVCLKDQKSTWMAPVVGASIGLVVLVVSVACACSIQDRRNLHRIKQKYFRQHGGLLLFQEMKSQQGIPFKIFSEEEVQEATNRFAEQQVIGHGGHGKVYKGVLKGDVEVAVKRCMTIDEQQKKEFGKEMLILSQINHRNIVKLLGCCLEVEVPMLVYEFIPNGTLFHLIHGSHSGHISLDTRVRIAHESAEALDYLHSSASPPIVHGDVKSANILLNGDFTAKVSDFGASILAPSDESQFVTLVQGTCGYLDPEYMQTCQLTDKSDVYSFGVVLLELLTRKKPFNLKGPEHEKSLSMVFLEAMKENKLEDILDGEIKNDENLEFLEEIAELARQCLEMCGVNRPSMKEVAEKLDGLRKVLQHPWAHKDPEELDSLLGESSSVNSGIILSTGNFSITKKVAVGLESGR
- the LOC120712821 gene encoding putative wall-associated receptor kinase-like 16 isoform X2 — encoded protein: MEFSLLCLPVAVWLLVLAGADFAAAQRSPSCKTMCGDIEVPYPFGLEKECAIHSGFHLNCTTADGTTKLLGGNVEVTKVSVQDNKAWFNTYISRQCYSQSIKRMTDWNAWINITGTPFVVSADDNKVTVLGCNSLAYMRSNDYIIGCVSTCGETSPKNGSCSGAGCCRVDIPRGVRYYEGFFNPLYNTSEIWRTNPCNYVGVIANEAFNFSTTYLNSTVFYDTDGAKKPIVMEWAIARNTCEEAKIDKNTPYACVSDHSNCITNDAGYACRCSDGYEGNPYIYDGCTDIDECLDNVKYPCAGICKNTPGSFTCSCPRGKRMIGSVCLKDQKSTWMAPVVGASIGLVVLVVSVACACSIQDRRNLHRIKQKYFRQHGGLLLFQEMKSQQGIPFKIFSEEEVQEATNRFAEQQVIGHGGHGKVYKGVLKGDVEVAVKRCMTIDEQQKKEFGKEMLILSQINHRNIVKLLGCCLEVEVPMLVYEFIPNGTLFHLIHGSHSGHISLDTRVRIAHESAEALDYLHSSASPPIVHGDVKSANILLNGDFTAKVSDFGASILAPSDESQFVTLVQGTCGYLDPEYMQTCQLTDKSDVYSFGVVLLELLTRKKPFNLKGPEHEKSLSMVFLEAMKENKLEDILDGEIKNDENLEFLEEIAELARQCLEMCGVNRPSMKEVAEKLDGLRKVLQHPWAHKDPEELDSLLGESSSVNSGIILRIWALNN
- the LOC120712822 gene encoding plant intracellular Ras-group-related LRR protein 4-like; this translates as MGTAVDAAAFGSVDGVVGEVMRLHRSLPARPSLEEVEAAAALAHAADREERARLDAVARLRRPPAVPDELFGVALEMHRALAAFQCREQKRDATRLLELDALHALFDDLIQRASQCVPSSSSSSSSSSSTRAAPRVTAAPAAASTYAASSSSSVAADSNADRYSSTGTNGFSAARKVTGTGRVSMDDSYVKKAKAAVWDDGFVPASSHTPRGAVAASSVAARVDGGYGDSDEKLSLIKLASMIEVAAKKGSREFNLQGKLTNQIEWLPDSIGKLTGLVTLDISENRILALPDAIGRLSSLAKLDLHSNRIAQLPESIGDLCNLMYLDLRGNQLASLSSSLGRLVKLEELDVSANHLTSLPESIGSLARLKKLIIETNNLDELPYTIGHCVSLVELRAGYNHLKALPEAVGKLESLEVLSVRYNSIRGLPTTMASLTKLKEVDASFNELESIPENFCFVTSLVKLNVGNNFADLRSLPRSIGNLEMLEELDISNNQIRVLPDSFGNLQRLRVLRAEENPLQVPPRDVALKGAQAAVQYMSEHVAKRATRSQPTKTKKTWAQFCFFSRPNKRKHDRIDTAS